In one Saccharibacillus brassicae genomic region, the following are encoded:
- the mnhG gene encoding monovalent cation/H(+) antiporter subunit G yields the protein MLQTIQLMIEWISVLLILLGALLSVFSAYGLIRLPDVYLRSHAATKSSTLGVLCVLTGVFLYFASSMQTASMNILLGIVFFFITAPVAGHLNGRAAHRSGVPLWTGSIQDELAEAAEASGVPDAGTSTAELAPGALPDEMPGGPPPAEKPGERRGGRQEPPEPDDL from the coding sequence ATGCTCCAGACGATTCAACTGATGATTGAATGGATCTCGGTGCTGCTGATCCTGCTGGGCGCCCTGCTCAGCGTGTTCAGCGCCTACGGCCTGATCCGGCTGCCGGACGTATACCTGCGCTCCCATGCGGCCACCAAAAGCTCCACGCTCGGCGTTCTCTGCGTGCTGACCGGCGTGTTCCTGTATTTCGCGTCCAGCATGCAGACGGCCAGCATGAACATTTTGCTCGGTATCGTCTTCTTCTTCATCACGGCGCCCGTGGCCGGCCATCTGAACGGCCGGGCCGCGCACCGAAGCGGGGTGCCGCTGTGGACCGGCAGCATTCAGGACGAGCTGGCCGAAGCCGCCGAGGCGTCGGGCGTGCCCGATGCCGGCACTTCGACGGCCGAGCTTGCGCCGGGCGCCCTGCCCGACGAAATGCCGGGCGGTCCGCCTCCGGCGGAGAAGCCCGGCGAACGCCGCGGCGGCCGGCAGGAGCCTCCGGAGCCGGACGATTTATGA
- a CDS encoding class I SAM-dependent methyltransferase → MFDSTRFSGDGEAGAYSPPRTEDGFVYAIRPQEMRLSNARAMALYDRIARFHAVSNRLYLKLRFGGEIHYRWTFLSQLDVRRGERVLEVSVGTGGNLPLLPAGAHLYGLDLSPAMLRQAARHLREWGTEAELIHGEAEHLPFRGDTFDCVYHIGGLSEFGDPALALREMIRVAKSGTRILVADEVDRRTRVRRPRISLAKPGDLPRPDVLRMLPAGMLDVRYEEVCKGLMYRLTFRKP, encoded by the coding sequence ATGTTCGATTCGACGCGTTTCTCCGGCGACGGCGAAGCGGGAGCCTATTCGCCGCCGCGTACCGAAGACGGCTTCGTCTACGCGATTCGTCCGCAGGAGATGCGGCTGTCCAATGCCAGGGCGATGGCGCTGTACGACCGGATCGCGCGTTTTCACGCGGTGTCGAACCGGCTGTACCTGAAGCTGCGCTTCGGCGGAGAGATCCATTATCGCTGGACGTTCCTGTCGCAGCTGGACGTCCGGCGCGGCGAACGCGTGCTCGAAGTGTCGGTCGGCACGGGCGGCAATCTGCCGCTGCTGCCTGCGGGCGCGCATCTGTACGGGCTCGATCTGTCTCCAGCCATGCTGCGGCAGGCGGCGCGGCATTTGCGGGAATGGGGCACCGAGGCGGAGCTGATCCACGGGGAAGCGGAACATCTGCCTTTTCGCGGCGATACGTTCGACTGCGTGTACCATATCGGCGGACTGAGCGAGTTCGGTGATCCGGCTCTGGCGCTGCGCGAGATGATCCGCGTAGCCAAAAGCGGCACCCGTATTCTGGTCGCCGACGAGGTCGACCGGCGTACCCGCGTGCGCCGGCCGCGCATTTCGCTGGCGAAGCCCGGCGATCTTCCGCGGCCGGACGTGCTGCGCATGCTGCCGGCCGGCATGCTGGACGTCCGCTACGAAGAAGTGTGCAAAGGTCTCATGTACCGCCTGACGTTCCGCAAGCCTTAA
- a CDS encoding PQQ-binding-like beta-propeller repeat protein, producing the protein MKSTEKWGAFVLSAAVLLSAPGYAHAAGIVADGTLPQPSWTSASVYDTSSASAHDVRFVKSRGLVYTHTVQNVKKSSSKTSYDWYLETVTAFDASTGAQKWSRTFHDKAGPYTIASSLLYAGDGTLYFTGTFSDKTQTLYALKPDGRQLWSRPLPFGSDVYLLGDESLLIASQLGTDSRGTAKTAVVRCGSDGRTLASKTLTGRVLTAEGGRIVVDASRLVKSGGVWDRSPSPSVEVYMPDLKRVYAYKFPPSINLLGDGGGPPILVQADGTVIFRGSIAGTVNKLIALSPQGKVLWGRTIPADSVIASTGSGYVTYSNRTLTAFTLGGKLAERKLDDQPGQIVVLEQSDDGGLQIDMADTLYVLDPDKLEIVQAVSNRPLRSDYAFAYAGGTLYAAENGSLVKYVLEKSKS; encoded by the coding sequence ATGAAATCAACCGAGAAATGGGGCGCTTTCGTCCTCAGCGCAGCCGTGCTGCTGAGCGCCCCCGGTTATGCGCACGCCGCCGGAATCGTCGCGGACGGCACGCTTCCCCAGCCCAGCTGGACGTCCGCTTCCGTCTACGACACTTCGTCCGCATCGGCGCATGATGTCCGTTTCGTCAAATCGCGCGGCCTCGTCTACACCCACACTGTGCAAAACGTCAAAAAAAGCTCGTCCAAAACTTCCTACGACTGGTACCTGGAGACCGTGACCGCTTTCGACGCCTCGACAGGCGCGCAGAAATGGTCGCGGACTTTTCATGACAAAGCGGGTCCGTACACGATCGCAAGCTCCCTCCTGTACGCCGGCGACGGCACGCTGTACTTCACCGGCACCTTCTCCGACAAGACCCAGACGCTGTACGCGCTCAAGCCGGACGGCCGGCAGCTCTGGAGCCGCCCTCTTCCGTTCGGCAGCGACGTGTACCTGCTCGGCGACGAAAGCCTGCTGATCGCGTCGCAACTCGGCACGGACAGCCGCGGGACAGCCAAAACAGCGGTGGTCCGCTGCGGCTCCGACGGCCGAACGCTCGCTTCGAAGACGTTGACGGGCCGCGTACTGACTGCCGAAGGCGGACGCATCGTGGTCGACGCCAGCCGCCTCGTCAAAAGCGGCGGCGTCTGGGACCGCTCCCCGAGCCCGTCCGTCGAAGTGTACATGCCGGATCTCAAGCGCGTGTACGCCTACAAGTTCCCGCCCAGCATCAACCTGCTCGGCGACGGCGGCGGGCCGCCGATTCTCGTGCAGGCCGACGGCACCGTCATCTTCCGCGGTTCGATCGCCGGAACGGTCAACAAGCTGATCGCTTTGTCGCCGCAGGGCAAAGTACTCTGGGGACGCACGATTCCGGCCGACTCCGTTATCGCTTCGACAGGCAGCGGCTACGTCACGTATTCGAATCGCACGCTGACCGCGTTCACGCTCGGAGGCAAGCTCGCCGAGCGCAAGCTCGACGATCAGCCCGGCCAGATCGTCGTGCTGGAACAGTCCGACGACGGCGGGCTGCAGATCGATATGGCCGACACGCTGTACGTGCTCGATCCGGACAAACTGGAGATCGTGCAGGCCGTATCGAACCGTCCGCTGCGTTCCGATTACGCGTTCGCTTACGCCGGAGGCACGCTGTATGCTGCGGAGAACGGTTCGCTCGTCAAATACGTGTTGGAAAAATCCAAGAGTTAA
- a CDS encoding GlsB/YeaQ/YmgE family stress response membrane protein, which translates to MGIIWSLIIGGIIGWLAGLIVGRDIPGGIIGNIIAGFIGGWLGGVILGELGPEIGGFYIIPALIGAIVLVAVVSLIMRSMGRRNRA; encoded by the coding sequence ATGGGTATCATTTGGTCGTTAATTATTGGCGGCATCATCGGTTGGTTGGCCGGACTCATCGTGGGCAGAGACATTCCTGGCGGTATCATCGGGAACATCATCGCCGGATTCATCGGTGGTTGGCTCGGTGGAGTAATTCTGGGTGAACTCGGTCCGGAAATCGGCGGATTCTACATCATTCCGGCATTGATCGGCGCTATCGTACTGGTAGCCGTAGTCAGCCTGATCATGCGTTCGATGGGTCGTAGAAACCGGGCGTAA
- a CDS encoding methyl-accepting chemotaxis protein: protein MEVLIALLFMMPGRGWGSFVPGLILGAVLGGGAFVAGIVLVLREADRRASQMNGMFAASGAGETAESTESHEPGQASHKTMERMQTYLLDIDQNVEQVKSSADVGVFVSDLIAESARSASARSLEQSENMKEIARTTNEMTAAVQQVAGSADEVASATLVTSEQASTGYGQLVDAMEQVRKTDGTIQTLLTQVNRLDEKSGEIEYFVSIITEIASQTHLLALNAAIEAARAGDYGQGFSVIASEVRKLAEQSSESAKRVSTINASIQQDTNEVVGTSSRVADDMKQGIGSLEEAGRSFQFIQAAVDEVNVQMQDVSAAVEQIAAHTEQVSDTIARAEEMAASTSEEVATVQQAAEEQLSGMQQLSETVGGLSELTGGVKQAVEHFRELQTAN, encoded by the coding sequence TTGGAAGTCTTGATCGCGCTGCTGTTCATGATGCCGGGACGAGGCTGGGGGAGCTTCGTGCCGGGCCTGATTCTGGGCGCCGTACTGGGCGGCGGAGCGTTCGTGGCGGGCATCGTGCTCGTGCTGCGCGAAGCGGATCGCAGAGCGTCGCAGATGAACGGCATGTTCGCCGCGTCCGGCGCGGGAGAGACGGCGGAAAGCACCGAATCGCACGAGCCGGGCCAGGCGTCGCACAAAACGATGGAACGCATGCAAACCTATTTGCTGGACATCGACCAGAACGTGGAGCAGGTCAAATCGAGCGCCGACGTCGGCGTGTTCGTCTCCGACCTGATTGCCGAGTCGGCCCGCAGCGCGTCCGCGCGCTCGCTTGAACAGAGCGAGAACATGAAGGAAATCGCGCGGACGACGAACGAGATGACCGCGGCGGTGCAGCAGGTCGCCGGAAGCGCCGACGAAGTAGCCAGCGCGACGCTCGTCACTTCGGAACAGGCATCCACCGGTTACGGCCAGCTGGTCGACGCGATGGAGCAAGTGCGCAAGACCGACGGCACGATCCAGACGCTGCTCACGCAGGTCAATCGTCTCGACGAGAAATCGGGCGAGATCGAATATTTCGTCAGCATCATTACCGAGATCGCGTCGCAGACCCATCTGCTTGCGTTGAACGCGGCGATCGAAGCGGCCCGCGCGGGCGATTACGGACAGGGCTTCTCCGTCATCGCGTCGGAAGTGCGCAAGCTGGCCGAGCAATCTTCGGAGTCGGCCAAGCGCGTCTCGACGATCAATGCGAGCATCCAGCAGGACACGAACGAAGTCGTCGGAACGTCTTCGCGCGTCGCCGACGACATGAAGCAGGGTATCGGTTCGCTTGAAGAAGCCGGACGTTCGTTCCAGTTTATCCAGGCGGCGGTCGACGAAGTGAACGTGCAGATGCAGGACGTTTCCGCCGCGGTGGAACAAATTGCCGCCCATACCGAACAGGTGAGCGACACGATTGCCCGCGCGGAAGAGATGGCGGCCAGCACGTCGGAAGAAGTGGCGACGGTGCAGCAGGCGGCGGAAGAGCAGCTGTCGGGCATGCAGCAGCTGTCCGAGACGGTCGGCGGATTGTCCGAGCTGACCGGCGGCGTCAAGCAGGCCGTCGAACATTTTCGCGAGCTGCAGACGGCCAACTGA